The following coding sequences lie in one Haematobia irritans isolate KBUSLIRL chromosome 3, ASM5000362v1, whole genome shotgun sequence genomic window:
- the LOC142229700 gene encoding uncharacterized protein LOC142229700: MSETNSCRLCRSGCNDSFRLYDDSNRPTELYNIAAKYFEPKFIKVEPESENPVTALCKSCWTKICRYHNIHQITDNVLPANSPKQSLIKMENQTEMFVKSEPSISYNEDILATPIQIKQEVDILPGNSKKQSLERSENDIQVASKKIKQEVDILPNESKKQCLEDPEEKIEIFVKSEPSIEEIPLTSKPFKEEVQQIQFVKPMDSMAVDDIVKINEVHLIQTRPEISTSLQDSTFGSGQLIITDMGVQYSIEEVDNKDTIPVSSNEPYVANCASPQHSGSSDDQEFTDEYSTEDAKVSNDKTETSNTSGDSCNEILRRKLLYNMFRMDMAIAKWMPSLKCRLCSQAFKTFSDIQQHFEKDHKGSEFYIECCKRKFSQRYEVKEHAEHHTKPAELKCDICHVSFVNAFTLKRHRLVHEAKNQFACDLCDKTFKSRKSLGNHSVTHTGKMPFSCEYCDKKFRYSSSIYHHLSVYHPEVARSPNKDAAVDCPFCDEKCRSRSTYYRHLKKVHPEKKDEIPADN, encoded by the exons ATGTCCGAGACAAATTCATGCCGACTATGTAGGTCTGGCTGTAATGATTCCTTCAGACTTTACGATGACAGCAATAGGCCCACCGAATTGTATAATATTGCAGCTAAATATTTTGAACCCAAG TTTATCAAGGTGGAACCCGAATCAGAAAATCCAGTGACAGCATTATGCAAATCTTGCTGGACTAAAATCTGTAGGTACCATAATATACACCAAATTACTGATAATGTCCTCCCTGCCAATTCGCCAAAGCAATCattaataaaaatggaaaatcaaacagaaatgtttgtgaaaagTGAACCTAGCATATCTTATAATGAAGATATTCTAGCAACACCGATACAAATAAAACAGGAAGTCGACATACTTCCAGGCAATTCTAAAAAACAATCTCTTGAAAGATCTGAAAACGATATTCAAGTTGCgtccaaaaaaatcaaacaggAAGTTGATATACTTCCCAACGAATCAAAAAAGCAATGCCTAGAAGATCCTGAAGAGAAAATCGAAATATTTGTGAAAAGTGAACCTAGCATTGAAGAAATACCGCTAACCTCTAAGCCATTTAAAGAGGAAGTTCAACAGATACAGTTCGTGAAGCCTATGGACTCTATGGCTGTCGATGATATCGTGAAGATCAATGAGGTTCATTTAATCCAGACAAGACCAGAAATTTCAACTTCATTGCAGGATTCAACATTTGGTTCGGGTCAATTGATTATTACAGATATGGGAGTGCAATATTCCATAGAAGAAGTAGACAATAAGGATACGATTCCTGTTTCCTCCAATGAACCTTATGTGGCCAATTGTGCATCACCACAGCATTCGGGATCATCCGATGACCAAGAATTCACTGATGAATATTCCACCGAAGACGCTAAAGTTTCCAATGACAAGACAGAAACTTCCAATACCTCTGGTGATAGCTGCAACGAAATTCTAAGAAGAAAACTCCTCTACAATATGTTTCGAATGGATATGGCCATAGCCAAGTGGATGCCCTCATTAAAATGTCGTTTATGTTCCCAAGCCTTTAAAACATTCTCCGATATCcaacaacattttgaaaaagatcACAAAGGTTCAGAGTTCTACATCGAATGTTGTAAACGTAAATTCTCCCAAAGATATGAAGTGAAGGAACATGCTGAACACCATACCAAGCCAGCCGAACTCAAATGTGACATTTGTCATGTGAGTTTTGTGAATGCTTTCACATTAAAGAGACACAGGCTGGTCCATGAAGCCAAAAATCAATTTGCCTGCGATTTGTGTGACAAGACGTTTAAGTCACGAAAAAGTTTGGGCAACCACAGTGTTACGCATACCGGTAAAATGCCCTTCAGTTGTGaatattgtgataaaaaatttagaTACAGTTCAAGTATCTATCACCATCTCAGCGTTTATCATCCTGAAGTGGCAAGAAGTCCCAATAAAGATGCTGCCGTTGACTGTCCATTTTGCGATGAGAAATGCCGAAGTCGTTCAACATATTATCGGCATTTGAAGAAAGTTCATCCAGAGAAGAAAGATGAAATACCGGCagataattaa